Sequence from the Qipengyuania gaetbuli genome:
AATGCGCCGCAGGTGCGGCGTGCATGACCCTCATAGCGAAACGCGGTTGACGCGCCGTTAAGCCTGTTGTGACACAGGAGACGCGCAATGACACGGGTCCTTCACATCCTCGACCACTCGCTGCCCCTGCATTCGGGCTATACCTTCCGCACGCGCGCCATCCTGAAGAGCCTCGAGGCGAGCGGGATCGAGGTCGCCGGCGTGACCGGGCAGCGGCACACGGCAGGCGGTACGGACAGCGAAGGGGTCGCGGAAGAGGTGGAGGGTCTGACCTTCTACCGGACGCAAGGCACACCCTCCGGCCCGCCGGTTGCGCGCGAAATGCGCGAAGTGGCGGCACTGCGCCGCCGGATCGAGGAGGTTGCGCTCGATTGGCGCCCCGACGTCATCCATGCGCACTCGCCCGTCCTGTGCGGCATGGCCGGGCTAAAGGCTGCGCGCGCACTGGGATTGCCTTTCGTTTATGAAATCCGCGCCTTCTGGGAAGATGCGGCGGTCGGCAACGGCACGGGCACGCAAGGTTCGGCCAAGTACCGCCTCACCCGCGCGCTCGAAAACCGCGTGGTGAAGCGCGCCGACGCTGTCTTCACGATCTGCGAGGGACTGCGCGGCGACCTCGTCGCGCGCGGCCACGATGCGGGCAAGATCGCGATCTCGCCCAATGGCGTCGACCTCTCGATGTTCGGCGACCCGCCGCCGCGAGACGAGGCGCTGGCACGCGAGCTCGGCATGGGCGAGGGGCCGGTGATCGGCTTCATCGGCAGTTTCTACGATTACGAGGGGCTCGACGACCTGATCGCCGCCATGCCCGCCCTGCGCGAAAAGCATCCCGCGGCCAGCCTGCTGCTGGTCGGCGGCGGACCGATGGAAGAGGCCCTGAGAGCGCAGGCCCAAGCCTCCCCCGCAGAAAATGCCATCCGCTTCACCGGCCGCGTGCCCCATTCCGAGGTGGAGCGGTATTACTCGCTGATCGACGTGCTGGCCTATCCGCGCAAGAAATCGCGCCTCACCGACCTCGTGACGCCATTGAAGCCGCTGGAGGCGATGGCCCAGCGGCGGATCGCGGCTGCAAGCGACGTCGGCGGACACCGCGAACTGATCGAGAACGGGGTGACCGGCCTGCTCTTCCCGCCCGACGATCCGGCCGCGATGGCGGCATCGCTGGCCCGCTTCATCGACGCGCGCGCCGGCTGGGAGGCGATGCGCGATGCGGGCCGCGCCCATGTCGCGGACAAACATGACTGGGCACGCAATGTCTCCCGTTATCGCGACGTTTACGCCAAGCTGCTACAAGCGCAGGGGCAAGGGCACTGAGCCCGCAAGGATTTGAGGCCCGATGAGCTACGTGGACAATGACAGCACGCTGACCACGAAGGCCTGGTTCAGGCCTGCCGTGGGCCTGTGGTTCGGGATGCTAGTGGGCGCAGGCACGCTTGGTGTGCTCTACGTGACCCCCGCCGATACCCGCGACGTCCTGTTCCAGAGCGCGGGGCTGACTGGCCTGCACCGCTTTTTCGAGCCGCCGGTGGGCATGGCGGGCTTTGCCGCCGTCGCCGTGGCGGCAGGCGTCGTCGGCTTTCTCTTCGGCCTCGTCATCGCATCACGCCTCGCGCGGCGCGCCGCCGTGGTGGACCAGGTCGAGATCGCGCCCGAAACCGTGGAAGCGGAAGCCTCGGTGGCCGAAGACCAGTCGCGCCGCCGCGTATTCTCCGCGCGCGAGGATATCGGCGAGGAAGGCATTGCCGTGACCGAAACCGCCGAGGCGCTTGCCGCGCCCGAAATCAAGGCGGAATTCGAGGAGATCGAAGAGGTCAAGGCGCCGGCCGAAGAACTGGCATCGGCCAGCCCTGTCGCCCCCGCGCCAGCAGCGCGCGAATCGCTGGCCGACCTCTCGCTCGACCAGCTGACCTCGCGGCTTGCCGCCGCGCTGGAGGCGCGCAAGGCCGCGCCCGGCACGCCGCCTGCCGACGAAGATCCCGACCAGGTCATCTCCTTCCTGCGCCGCGAGGCCGCCCGCGCAGCGCCGCCTGCCGGACCGGGCAGCGAGGACCCGCAGGCCGCACTGCGCAGCGCGCTCGACAAGCTGGGCCGCGTCGGCAAGCCAGACTGACCCCGACTGCTGCTTGTGCGGCTGCACAGGCGGATACGAATTCTTCCATGCTGCAATGCGGCAAAACGCGCCAAAACTTGGGCCGCGTGAAATTTTGCTACAGTCCCGTACCATTGCAAAATCGCTTTCGTGCCTGCAAAGGGACCATTCGCGAAATTTTGGCAGTGCGGCCATGCGGCACTGCGGCATTTTCGACCCGTCTTCAGCTGGCCCGCCGGGCACGCAAACGAGGCGGGTCCGACTGGAGGACGCCTCGGCACATGCAGGACCTGCATACTTCTTACCCGGCCCGTCAGGGGCTCTATGATTCGCGCAACGAGCACGATGCCTGCGGCGTCGGCATGGTCGCGCACATCAAGGGCAAGAAGAGCCACGCGATCGTCGAACAGGCGCTCACCATCCTTGCCAATCTCGACCATCGCGGCGCGGTTGGCGCGGACCCGCTGCTGGGCGACGGCGCGGGCATCCTGATCCAGACCCCCGACCCGCTGATCCGCAAGTGGGCCAAGGCCGAAGGTCACGAGCTGCCGGACGAGGGCGACTATGCCATCGCCATGTGCTTCCTGCCGCAGCAGGACGAGGCGCGCGAATTCGTTCAAGGCCAGCTCGAACGCTTCGCCGCCAAGGAAGGCCAGCGCGTCATCGGCTGGCGCGACGTGCCCACCACGCTCGACGGGCTGGGCAAGGCAGTGGTCGATTCCATGCCGGTCATCCGCCAGTGCATCATCGCGCGCGGGCCGAACTGTGCCGACCGCGACGCTTTCGAGCGCAAGCTGGTGGTCATCCGCAAGCAGACGCTGAACCCGCTTGCCGCACTCGAACAGAAGCACGGCATCCCGGGCCTCAGCAAAGCCTATATCCCGAGCTTCTCCAGCCGCACCGTGGTCTACAAGGGCCTGCTGCTGGCGAACCAGGTGGGCAGTTTCTACGACGATTTGCGCGATCCCGACTGCGTGTCGGCACTGGGCCTCGTGCACCAGCGCTTCAGCACCAACACCTTCCCCAGCTGGCGGCTCGCCCACCCCTATCGCTTCATGGCGCACAACGGGGAAATCAACACGGTTCGCGGCAATGTGAACTGGATGGAAGCGCGCCGCCGCACGATGGAAAGCGAACTGCTGGGCGCCGACCTCGACAAGATGTGGCCGCTGATCCCGCACGGGCAATCGGACACTGCCTGCCTCGACAACGCGCTCGAACTGCTGCTGACCGGCGGATACGGCCTCGCCCATGCGATGATGATGCTCATGCCCGAAGCCTGGGCGAAGAACGAGCTGATGGATCCCGCCCGGCGCGCCTTCTACGAATACCATGCCGCGCTGATGGAGCCGTGGGACGGCCCTGCCGCCGTGTGCTTCACCGATGGCCGCCAGATCGGCGCCTGCCTCGACCGCAACGGCCTGCGCCCTGCGCGTTGGTGCACGACCAAGGACGACCTCGTGGTGCTCGCTTCCGAAAGCGGCGTGCTGCCGTTCAAGGAAGAGGAAATCACCCGCAAGTGGCGCCTCCAGCCGGGCAAGATGCTGCTGATCGACCTGGAAGAAGGCCGCATCGTCGAGGACGAGGAGCTGAAGGCCGGCCTCGCTGCCGACCAGCCCTACGAGGCTTGGCTCGAAAAGGCTCAGTACAAGCTCGAAGACCTCGACCATATCGAGCCCGACCTGTCGGAAATCCCGCAGTCGGAAATTGCCCTGCTCAACCGCCAGCAGGCCTTCGGCTACACGCAGGAAGACATCAGCCGCTTCCTCGAACCCATGGCCTCCATGGGCGAGGACCCGATCGGTTCGATGGGCACCGACACGCCGATCGCCGTGCTGAGCGAAAAGAGCCGTCTGCTCTACGACTATTTCAAGCAGAACTTCGCGCAGGTCACCAACCCGCCGATCGACCCGATCCGCGAGGAACTGGTGATGAGCCTCCTGTCGATGATCGGCCCGCGCCCGAACCTGCTCGGCCGCGACGGGGGCACGCACAAGCGCCTCGAGGTCAAGCAGCCGATCCTCACCAATACCGAACTGGCCAAGATCCGTTCGGTCGAAGTGGCGCTGGACGGGGCGTTCCGCACCGCGACCATCGACATCACCTGGGATGCCAGCACCGGCGCCGACGGGCTTGCCATGGCGCTGAAGGAAATGTGCTGGGCGGCGACCGAAGCCGTGCTCGGCGATGCCAACATCCTGATCCTGTCGGACCGCGAACAGGGCCCGGGCCGGATTGCCATGCCTGCCCTGCTCGCCACGGCCGCCGTGCACCACCAGCTGGTACGCCAGGGCCTGCGCATGCAGACCGGCCTCGTCATCGAGACGGGCGAAGCGCGCGAAGTGCACCATTTCTGCGCGCTGGCCGGTTACGGCGCGGAAGGCATCAACCCCTATCTCGCCTTCGAGACGCTGGAAGATTTGCGTGCGCGCAAGTTCCCCGAGCTGACGCCCGACGAAGTGCAGAAGAACTTCGTCAGAGCGGTCGGCAAGGGCATCCTCAAGGTCATGTCCAAGATGGGCATCTCGACCTACCAGTCCTATTGCGGGGCGCAGATCTTCGACGCGGTCGGCCTGTCGAGCGATTTCATCGACACCTATTTCACCGGCACGGCGACCACCATCGAGGGCATCGGCCTTGCCGAAGTCGCGGAAGAGGCGGTGCGCCGCCACGCGCAGGCTTTCGGCGACAGCCCGCTGTACAAGGGCATGCTCGATGTGGGCGGCATCTACCAGTACCGCATCCGCGGCGAGGACCATGCCTGGACGCCGCAGAACATCGCCAGCCTGCAACACGCGGTGCGCGGTAACGACCCCAAGAACTACGAGGAATTCGCCGCCTCGATCAACGAGCAGTCCGAACGCCTGCTGACGATCCGCGGGCTGATGGAACTGAAGAAGGCCGAGCGCCCGCTCGACCTGTCCGAAGTCGAACCGGCGGTCGATATCGTCAAGCGCTTCAGCACCGGCGCGATGAGCTTCGGCTCGATCAGCCATGAAGCCCAC
This genomic interval carries:
- a CDS encoding TIGR04063 family PEP-CTERM/XrtA system glycosyltransferase codes for the protein MTRVLHILDHSLPLHSGYTFRTRAILKSLEASGIEVAGVTGQRHTAGGTDSEGVAEEVEGLTFYRTQGTPSGPPVAREMREVAALRRRIEEVALDWRPDVIHAHSPVLCGMAGLKAARALGLPFVYEIRAFWEDAAVGNGTGTQGSAKYRLTRALENRVVKRADAVFTICEGLRGDLVARGHDAGKIAISPNGVDLSMFGDPPPRDEALARELGMGEGPVIGFIGSFYDYEGLDDLIAAMPALREKHPAASLLLVGGGPMEEALRAQAQASPAENAIRFTGRVPHSEVERYYSLIDVLAYPRKKSRLTDLVTPLKPLEAMAQRRIAAASDVGGHRELIENGVTGLLFPPDDPAAMAASLARFIDARAGWEAMRDAGRAHVADKHDWARNVSRYRDVYAKLLQAQGQGH
- the gltB gene encoding glutamate synthase large subunit, with amino-acid sequence MQDLHTSYPARQGLYDSRNEHDACGVGMVAHIKGKKSHAIVEQALTILANLDHRGAVGADPLLGDGAGILIQTPDPLIRKWAKAEGHELPDEGDYAIAMCFLPQQDEAREFVQGQLERFAAKEGQRVIGWRDVPTTLDGLGKAVVDSMPVIRQCIIARGPNCADRDAFERKLVVIRKQTLNPLAALEQKHGIPGLSKAYIPSFSSRTVVYKGLLLANQVGSFYDDLRDPDCVSALGLVHQRFSTNTFPSWRLAHPYRFMAHNGEINTVRGNVNWMEARRRTMESELLGADLDKMWPLIPHGQSDTACLDNALELLLTGGYGLAHAMMMLMPEAWAKNELMDPARRAFYEYHAALMEPWDGPAAVCFTDGRQIGACLDRNGLRPARWCTTKDDLVVLASESGVLPFKEEEITRKWRLQPGKMLLIDLEEGRIVEDEELKAGLAADQPYEAWLEKAQYKLEDLDHIEPDLSEIPQSEIALLNRQQAFGYTQEDISRFLEPMASMGEDPIGSMGTDTPIAVLSEKSRLLYDYFKQNFAQVTNPPIDPIREELVMSLLSMIGPRPNLLGRDGGTHKRLEVKQPILTNTELAKIRSVEVALDGAFRTATIDITWDASTGADGLAMALKEMCWAATEAVLGDANILILSDREQGPGRIAMPALLATAAVHHQLVRQGLRMQTGLVIETGEAREVHHFCALAGYGAEGINPYLAFETLEDLRARKFPELTPDEVQKNFVRAVGKGILKVMSKMGISTYQSYCGAQIFDAVGLSSDFIDTYFTGTATTIEGIGLAEVAEEAVRRHAQAFGDSPLYKGMLDVGGIYQYRIRGEDHAWTPQNIASLQHAVRGNDPKNYEEFAASINEQSERLLTIRGLMELKKAERPLDLSEVEPAVDIVKRFSTGAMSFGSISHEAHSTLAIAMNRLGGRSNTGEGGEEPERFLPLPNGDSMRSRIKQVASGRFGVTTEYLVNSDDIQIKMAQGAKPGEGGQLPGHKVDKRIGKVRHSTPGVGLISPPPHHDIYSIEDLAQLIHDLKNVKPEARISVKLVSEVGVGTVAAGVSKSKADHITISGYEGGTGASPLTSLTHAGSPWEIGLAETQQTLLLNDLRSRIAVQVDGGLRTGRDVAIGALLGADEFGFATAPLIAAGCIMMRKCHLNTCPVGVATQDPVLRKRFTGTPEHVINYFFFVAEELRAIMAEMGFRTVEEMVGRVDRIDMRRVRRHWKAHGVDLSRILHAVPLEEGKALHHTEEQDHALGSAMDVELIEACKPAIESGQAVQISRTIRNVNRTVGTMLSGRIAEAYGHSGLPQDTIRIDLTGVAGQSFGAWLAHGVTLSLTGDANDYVGKGLSGGRIAVRPPQGTGREPTENIIVGNTVLYGAIAGEAYFAGVAGERFAVRNSGAVAVVEGTGDHACEYMTGGVVCVLGKTGRNFAAGMSGGIAYVYDPDGSFEKLVNHAQVDLLDVKPGDGEGAEKSWGHPQQRAQTVDNPGMGDPLYHDAERLKVLVERHFLHTGSARAKALLANWAGELKNFRKVMPRDYARALKALEDEREAAAMEAAE